A single window of Melospiza georgiana isolate bMelGeo1 chromosome 6, bMelGeo1.pri, whole genome shotgun sequence DNA harbors:
- the LOC131085084 gene encoding outer dense fiber protein 3-like has protein sequence MEGPWVGNWRPHPRRGPILAEFSTPGPKYWLPGTTGHMAHDPTKDRAPAFSFRGTKAPSTDTCSPGPRYFIESSITKTGKQMAPSALVTARPKIRIFATPGPSDYRTDRANRLIFHTAPSNLMVFRPKDLKRFRTPGPGTYTLPRILGPNTAYTHAEPCYSMKGKSQYQSCFQDVAKTPGPAAFDKVDLDVYKTKAPRFSMGLRTKVPGKGAFPGPADYNTLGKVALIKARDPAYTFGLRHSLYKASIIPATHVD, from the exons ATGGAGGGACCCTGGGTAGGCAACTGGCGACCTCATCCCCGACGGGGCCCAATCCTTGCAGAATTCAGCACCCCAGGTCCCAAGTACTGGCTCCCTGGGACAACAG GTCATATGGCTCATGATCCCACCAAAGACAGAGCCCCTGCATTCTCATTTCGAGGGACCAAAGCTCCCTCCACAGACACCTGCTCACCAGGTCCTCGGTACTTCATTGAATCATCCATCACCAAGACTGGGAAGCAGATGGCTCCATCAGCACTTGTGACAGCACGTCCCAAGATCAGGATTTTCGCCACCCCTGGACCCA GTGACTACCGCACGGATCGTGCCAACAGACTCATCTTCCATACTGCACCGTCCAATCTCATGGTGTTCCGGCCCAAGGACTTGAAAAGGTTCCGAACACCAG GTCCTGGCACCTAtaccttgcccaggattctgGGACCCAACACAGCATACACTCATGCTGAACCATGCTACTCCATGAAGGGGAAGAGTCAATACCAGAGCTGTTTTCAAGATGTGGCAAAG ACGCCAGGTCCTGCAGCATTTGACAAGGTGGATCTGGATGTCTACAAAACCAAGGCTCCCAGGTTCTCAATGGGACTAAGAACCAAAGTTCCTGGAAAGGGAGCGTTTCCAGGTCCAGCAGACTACAACACCCTGGGAAAG gTTGCACTGATCAAGGCCCGGGATCCTGCTTACACTTTTGGACTACGACATTCTCTCTACAAAGCTTCCATAATACCTGCAACACATGTTGATTAA